Proteins from a single region of Macrotis lagotis isolate mMagLag1 chromosome 2, bilby.v1.9.chrom.fasta, whole genome shotgun sequence:
- the LOC141512630 gene encoding uncharacterized protein LOC141512630 isoform X2, with the protein MASDIQMPAPVCLIENSRGQLRVKQEAREILSSITNPVVVVAVVGLYHPGRSYLMNNLLGEKSGFSLGSMVQSHTKGIWMCCVPHPKKPNHTLILLDIEGLGNMEEDDNKNDSWLFVLAVLLSSTFVYNSMSTINQQAMEQLQFVIEQAESIQSKSALNPDKVENISEFPNIFPNFRGIMQYLISKLKFNTSGKPVKMPAPLCLIENSKGQLKVNQKALEILSSITNPVVVVAIVGLYRTGKSYLMNKLAGKKSGFSLGSTVQSHTKGIWMWCVPHPKKPNHTLVLLDTEGLGDVEKGDNSNDSWIFALAVLLSSTFVYNSMGTINQQAIDQLYYVTKLTDHIRSKSAPKTDMEENSSESVSFFPDFVWTVRDFTLELEMNGKPITSDEYLETALKLKQGKPEEVKIFNDPRESICQLFPKRKCFVFSQPAQRKKLSQLEKLHDSELDPEFVEQAQHFCSYIFLHSNVKTLQGGITVNGPCLEYLVLSYVNAIHSGDMPRMEDAIWGVVQLKNSAAVQRALTHYEDMMKQRVQFPTETLTELLDIHATCEKEAIEIFHKDSFEDVDQEFQKLLMSQLEAKRLAFYKQNMIESEKRCRALIQDIFSPLEEAVNNGTFFKPGGYGLFLQMIKELKEKYHQQPRKGIQAEEVLQEYLKSKEDVVDAILQADQSLSAKEKDIEVEHLKVQAAEAAAKLLNEIQEIQEMMEQRGHLFLFYHTRMEIKRKLLLVEQKNAQALKLKGDNTDDTWISAWIVLLRSIFNYNSMGNINQEATDQLNFLTKLIDKLISRSAPNMDEVENSSEFVSFFPNFVWTVHGFTLELEVGGKSITSDVFLEMALKPKKGKPEKVKMFNQPRQCIRQLFPKRKCFIFNLPMHQKKLSQLENFHDGDLDPRFVEQVESFCSYIFHHSNVKTLQGGITVNGPRLEYLVLTYLEAITSGDMPCMENAILGLVQLENSAAVQRALILYEGMMKQRVQFPTETLKELLEIHATCEREAIGVFLRDSFKDVNQKFQKELTSQLEAKLDDFCNQNQTESVQRCRALLQDIFSPLEEAVKKGAFSKPGGYHLFLQKKKELKQKYYQQPRKGIQSEETLQDYLKSKKDEAEAILQADPSLSAKEKEIEVEHLKAQAAEVAVLQLEERQKKNLEMMEQKEKSYQEHVKQMTGMMELERKLWIAEQERVQALKLKEQRQLLKEEFKKEAEQLQEEINYLTSEMDKPKEEESCILL; encoded by the exons ATGGCCTCTGATATCCAGATGCCAGCCCCAGTGTGTCTAATTGAGAACTCAAGGGGACAACTGAGGGTGAAGCAGGAGGCTCGGGAGATTCTCTCCTCAATAACCAATCCTGTGGTGGTGGTGGCTGTTGTGGGTCTGTACCACCCTGGCAGGTCCTACCTGATGAATAATTTGTTGGGGGAAAAATCAG GTTTCTCTCTTGGCTCCATGGTGCAGTCTCACACCAAAGGCATCTGGATGTGTTGTGTTCCTCATCCAAAGAAACCAAATCATACCCTCATTCTCCTGGACATTGAGGGTCTGGGTAATATGGAGGAG GATGACAACAAGAATGACTCATGGCTTTTTGTCCTGGCCGTGCTCCTGAGCAGCACCTTTGTCTACAACAGCATGAGCACCATCAACCAGCAGGCCATGGAGCAGCTGCA ATTTGTGATTGAGCAGGCAGAAAGCATCCAAAGCAAATCTGCCCTGAACCCTGATAAGGTAGAAAATATCTCAGAATTTCCaaacatttttccaaattttcgGGGGATTATGCAATATTTAATCTCAAAGCTAAAATTCAACACCTCTG GTAAACCTGTTAAGATGCCAGCCCCATTGTGTCTAATTGAGAACTCAAAAGGACAATTGAAAGTGAACCAGAAAGCTCTGGAGATTCTTTCCTCAATAACCAATCCTGTGGTGGTGGTAGCTATTGTGGGCCTGTATCGTACTGGAAAGTCCTACCTGATGAATAAACTGGCAGGGAAAAAATCAG GTTTCTCCCTTGGCTCCACAGTGCAGTCTCACACGAAGGGTATCTGGATGTGGTGTGTTCCTCATCCCAAGAAACCGAATCACACCCTTGTTCTCCTGGACACTGAGGGGCTAGGCGATGTGGAGAAG GGCGACAACAGCAATGACTCATGGATCTTTGCCCTGGCTGTGCTCTTGAGCAGTACCTTTGTCTACAATAGCATGGGCACCATCAATCAGCAGGCCATAGACCAGCTGTA TTATGTGACTAAGTTGACAGATCACATCAGGAGCAAATCTGCCCCCAAAACTGATATGGAAGAAAACTCCTCAGAATCTGTGAGTTTCTTTCCAGATTTTGTGTGGACTGTGCGTGATTTCACCTTGGAATTGGAAATGAATGGGAAACCTATCACCTCTGATGAGTACCTGGAGACAGCACTGAAGCTTAAGCAAG GTAAACCCGAGGaagttaaaatatttaatgaccCTCGTGAGTCTATCTGCCAGTTGTTCCCCAAGAGGAAATGTTTTGTCTTCAGCCAACCTGCACAGAGAAAGAAGCTTTCCCAGCTTGAGAAGCTTCATGACAGTGAACTGGATCCTGAGTTTGTGGAACAAGCTCAACATTTCTGCTCCTATATTTTCCTGCATTCCAATGTGAAAACTTTGCAAGGAGGCATCACAGTCAATGGACCCT GTCTAGAATACCTGGTTCTGAGCTATGTCAATGCAATCCACAGTGGAGATATGCCCCGTATGGAGGATGCAATCTGGGGAGTGGTTCAATTAAAGAACTCAGCTGCAGTTCAAAGGGCCCTTACACACTATGAAGACATGATGAAACAAAGAGTCCAGTTCCCCACAGAAACTCTTACAGAGTTGTTGGACATACACGCCACCTGTGAGAAGGAAGCCATTGAAATCTTCCACAAGGATTCTTTTGAAGATGTGGATCAGGAATTCCAAAAACTATTGATG agcCAGTTAGAAGCCAAACGACTTGCCTTTTATAAGCAAAACATGATTGAGTCTGAAAAAAGATGCAGAGCTTTAATTCAGGACATTTTTAGCCCTCTGGAGGAAGCAGTGAACAATGGGACCTTCTTTAAACCAGGTGGCTATGGTCTGTTTCTTCAGATGATTAAGGAGCTGAAAGAGAAGTACCACCAGCAGCCCAGGAAAGGCATACAG GCTGAGGAAGTTCTACAGGAATACCTGAAGTCGAAGGAAGATGTAGTTGATGCAATTCTACAGGCAGACCAGTCACTTtcagcaaaagaaaaagatattgaag TGGAGCATCTGAAAGTTCAGGCTGCAGAGGCTGCTGCAAAGCTGTTGAATGAAATACAAGAGATTCAAGAGATGATGGAGCAAAGGGGCCACCTATTTCTATTCTATCATACAAGgatggaaataaaaaggaaacttttGCTAGTAGAACAAAAGAATGCCCAGGCTCTGAAACTCAAG GGTGACAACACAGATGACACATGGATCTCTGCCTGGATTGTGCTCCTGAGAAGTATTTTTAATTACAACAGCATGGGCAACATCAACCAGGAGGCCACAGACCAACTGAA CTTTTTGACTAAACTGATAGACAAGCTCATAAGCAGATCTGCTCCCAACATGGATGAAGTAGAAAACTCCTCAGAATTCGTGAGCTTCTTCCCAAATTTCGTGTGGACAGTGCACGGTTTTACCTTGGAGTTGGAAGTTGGTGGGAAATCCATCACCTCTGATGTGTTCCTAGAGATGGCACTGAAACCCAAGAAAG GTAAACCTGAGAAAGTTAAAATGTTCAACCAACCTCGTCAGTGTATCCGCCAGTTATTCCCCAAAAGGAAATGCTTTATCTTCAACCTACCTATGCACCAAAAGAAGCTTTCCCAGCTTGAGAACTTTCATGATGGTGACCTGGATCCTCGATTTGTGGAACAAGTGGAAAGTTTCTGCTCCTATATCTTCCACCATTCCAATGTAAAAACTCTCCAGGGAGGCATCACAGTCAATGGACCCC GTCTAGAATATTTAGTCCTGACCTATCTCGAGGCCATAACCAGCGGAGATATGCCTTGTATGGAGAATGCAATCTTGGGACTGGTTCAATTAGAGAACTCAGCTGCAGTTCAAAGGGCCCTTATACTATATGAAGGGATGATGAAACAAAGGGTCCAGTTTCCCACAGAGACCCTTAAGGAGTTATTGGAAATACATGCCACCTGTGAAAGAGAAGCCATTGGAGTCTTCTTGAGGGATTCTTTCAAAGATGTGAACCAGAAATTTCAGAAGGAACTGACG AGCCAGCTAGAAGCTAAGCTAGATGACTTTTGTAACCAGAACCAGACCGAGTCTGTACAACGGTGCAGAGCTTTACTTCAGGATATTTTCAGTCCTCTGGAAGAAGCTGTGAAGAAGGGAGCCTTCTCTAAACCAGGGGGCTATCATCTCTTTCTGCAGAAGAAGAAAGAGCTGAAACAGAAGTACTACCAGCAGCCCAGGAAGGGGATACAG TCTGAAGAGACTCTGCAGGACTACCTGAAGTCCAAGAAAGATGAAGCTGAAGCAATACTGCAGGCAGACCCATCACTCTctgcaaaggaaaaggaaattgaag TGGAGCATCTAAAAGCTCAGGCTGCAGAGGTTGCTGTATTGCAGTTAgaggaaagacaaaagaagaaCCTGGAGATGATGgagcagaaagaaaaaagctaTCAGGAGCATGTAAAACAAATGACTGGAATGATGGAATTAGAAAGGAAACTGTGGATAGCAGAGCAAGAGAGAGTCCAGGCTCTGAAGCTCAAG GAACAGAGACAGTTACTaaaagaagaattcaaaaaagaagcTGAGCAACTTcaagaggaaatcaattatcTGACATCTGAAATGGATAAACCCAAAGAAGAGGAGAGCTGTATTCTATTATGA
- the LOC141512630 gene encoding uncharacterized protein LOC141512630 isoform X1 — MASDIQMPAPVCLIENSRGQLRVKQEAREILSSITNPVVVVAVVGLYHPGRSYLMNNLLGEKSGFSLGSMVQSHTKGIWMCCVPHPKKPNHTLILLDIEGLGNMEEDDNKNDSWLFVLAVLLSSTFVYNSMSTINQQAMEQLQFVIEQAESIQSKSALNPDKVENISEFPNIFPNFRGIMQYLISKLKFNTSGKPVKMPAPLCLIENSKGQLKVNQKALEILSSITNPVVVVAIVGLYRTGKSYLMNKLAGKKSGFSLGSTVQSHTKGIWMWCVPHPKKPNHTLVLLDTEGLGDVEKGDNSNDSWIFALAVLLSSTFVYNSMGTINQQAIDQLYYVTKLTDHIRSKSAPKTDMEENSSESVSFFPDFVWTVRDFTLELEMNGKPITSDEYLETALKLKQGKPEEVKIFNDPRESICQLFPKRKCFVFSQPAQRKKLSQLEKLHDSELDPEFVEQAQHFCSYIFLHSNVKTLQGGITVNGPCLEYLVLSYVNAIHSGDMPRMEDAIWGVVQLKNSAAVQRALTHYEDMMKQRVQFPTETLTELLDIHATCEKEAIEIFHKDSFEDVDQEFQKLLMSQLEAKRLAFYKQNMIESEKRCRALIQDIFSPLEEAVNNGTFFKPGGYGLFLQMIKELKEKYHQQPRKGIQAEEVLQEYLKSKEDVVDAILQADQSLSAKEKDIEVEHLKVQAAEAAAKLLNEIQEIQEMMEQRGHLFLFYHTRMEIKRKLLLVEQKNAQALKLKGDNTDDTWISAWIVLLRSIFNYNSMGNINQEATDQLNFLTKLIDKLISRSAPNMDEVENSSEFVSFFPNFVWTVHGFTLELEVGGKSITSDVFLEMALKPKKGPQGKPEKVKMFNQPRQCIRQLFPKRKCFIFNLPMHQKKLSQLENFHDGDLDPRFVEQVESFCSYIFHHSNVKTLQGGITVNGPRLEYLVLTYLEAITSGDMPCMENAILGLVQLENSAAVQRALILYEGMMKQRVQFPTETLKELLEIHATCEREAIGVFLRDSFKDVNQKFQKELTSQLEAKLDDFCNQNQTESVQRCRALLQDIFSPLEEAVKKGAFSKPGGYHLFLQKKKELKQKYYQQPRKGIQSEETLQDYLKSKKDEAEAILQADPSLSAKEKEIEVEHLKAQAAEVAVLQLEERQKKNLEMMEQKEKSYQEHVKQMTGMMELERKLWIAEQERVQALKLKEQRQLLKEEFKKEAEQLQEEINYLTSEMDKPKEEESCILL; from the exons ATGGCCTCTGATATCCAGATGCCAGCCCCAGTGTGTCTAATTGAGAACTCAAGGGGACAACTGAGGGTGAAGCAGGAGGCTCGGGAGATTCTCTCCTCAATAACCAATCCTGTGGTGGTGGTGGCTGTTGTGGGTCTGTACCACCCTGGCAGGTCCTACCTGATGAATAATTTGTTGGGGGAAAAATCAG GTTTCTCTCTTGGCTCCATGGTGCAGTCTCACACCAAAGGCATCTGGATGTGTTGTGTTCCTCATCCAAAGAAACCAAATCATACCCTCATTCTCCTGGACATTGAGGGTCTGGGTAATATGGAGGAG GATGACAACAAGAATGACTCATGGCTTTTTGTCCTGGCCGTGCTCCTGAGCAGCACCTTTGTCTACAACAGCATGAGCACCATCAACCAGCAGGCCATGGAGCAGCTGCA ATTTGTGATTGAGCAGGCAGAAAGCATCCAAAGCAAATCTGCCCTGAACCCTGATAAGGTAGAAAATATCTCAGAATTTCCaaacatttttccaaattttcgGGGGATTATGCAATATTTAATCTCAAAGCTAAAATTCAACACCTCTG GTAAACCTGTTAAGATGCCAGCCCCATTGTGTCTAATTGAGAACTCAAAAGGACAATTGAAAGTGAACCAGAAAGCTCTGGAGATTCTTTCCTCAATAACCAATCCTGTGGTGGTGGTAGCTATTGTGGGCCTGTATCGTACTGGAAAGTCCTACCTGATGAATAAACTGGCAGGGAAAAAATCAG GTTTCTCCCTTGGCTCCACAGTGCAGTCTCACACGAAGGGTATCTGGATGTGGTGTGTTCCTCATCCCAAGAAACCGAATCACACCCTTGTTCTCCTGGACACTGAGGGGCTAGGCGATGTGGAGAAG GGCGACAACAGCAATGACTCATGGATCTTTGCCCTGGCTGTGCTCTTGAGCAGTACCTTTGTCTACAATAGCATGGGCACCATCAATCAGCAGGCCATAGACCAGCTGTA TTATGTGACTAAGTTGACAGATCACATCAGGAGCAAATCTGCCCCCAAAACTGATATGGAAGAAAACTCCTCAGAATCTGTGAGTTTCTTTCCAGATTTTGTGTGGACTGTGCGTGATTTCACCTTGGAATTGGAAATGAATGGGAAACCTATCACCTCTGATGAGTACCTGGAGACAGCACTGAAGCTTAAGCAAG GTAAACCCGAGGaagttaaaatatttaatgaccCTCGTGAGTCTATCTGCCAGTTGTTCCCCAAGAGGAAATGTTTTGTCTTCAGCCAACCTGCACAGAGAAAGAAGCTTTCCCAGCTTGAGAAGCTTCATGACAGTGAACTGGATCCTGAGTTTGTGGAACAAGCTCAACATTTCTGCTCCTATATTTTCCTGCATTCCAATGTGAAAACTTTGCAAGGAGGCATCACAGTCAATGGACCCT GTCTAGAATACCTGGTTCTGAGCTATGTCAATGCAATCCACAGTGGAGATATGCCCCGTATGGAGGATGCAATCTGGGGAGTGGTTCAATTAAAGAACTCAGCTGCAGTTCAAAGGGCCCTTACACACTATGAAGACATGATGAAACAAAGAGTCCAGTTCCCCACAGAAACTCTTACAGAGTTGTTGGACATACACGCCACCTGTGAGAAGGAAGCCATTGAAATCTTCCACAAGGATTCTTTTGAAGATGTGGATCAGGAATTCCAAAAACTATTGATG agcCAGTTAGAAGCCAAACGACTTGCCTTTTATAAGCAAAACATGATTGAGTCTGAAAAAAGATGCAGAGCTTTAATTCAGGACATTTTTAGCCCTCTGGAGGAAGCAGTGAACAATGGGACCTTCTTTAAACCAGGTGGCTATGGTCTGTTTCTTCAGATGATTAAGGAGCTGAAAGAGAAGTACCACCAGCAGCCCAGGAAAGGCATACAG GCTGAGGAAGTTCTACAGGAATACCTGAAGTCGAAGGAAGATGTAGTTGATGCAATTCTACAGGCAGACCAGTCACTTtcagcaaaagaaaaagatattgaag TGGAGCATCTGAAAGTTCAGGCTGCAGAGGCTGCTGCAAAGCTGTTGAATGAAATACAAGAGATTCAAGAGATGATGGAGCAAAGGGGCCACCTATTTCTATTCTATCATACAAGgatggaaataaaaaggaaacttttGCTAGTAGAACAAAAGAATGCCCAGGCTCTGAAACTCAAG GGTGACAACACAGATGACACATGGATCTCTGCCTGGATTGTGCTCCTGAGAAGTATTTTTAATTACAACAGCATGGGCAACATCAACCAGGAGGCCACAGACCAACTGAA CTTTTTGACTAAACTGATAGACAAGCTCATAAGCAGATCTGCTCCCAACATGGATGAAGTAGAAAACTCCTCAGAATTCGTGAGCTTCTTCCCAAATTTCGTGTGGACAGTGCACGGTTTTACCTTGGAGTTGGAAGTTGGTGGGAAATCCATCACCTCTGATGTGTTCCTAGAGATGGCACTGAAACCCAAGAAAGGTCCCCAGG GTAAACCTGAGAAAGTTAAAATGTTCAACCAACCTCGTCAGTGTATCCGCCAGTTATTCCCCAAAAGGAAATGCTTTATCTTCAACCTACCTATGCACCAAAAGAAGCTTTCCCAGCTTGAGAACTTTCATGATGGTGACCTGGATCCTCGATTTGTGGAACAAGTGGAAAGTTTCTGCTCCTATATCTTCCACCATTCCAATGTAAAAACTCTCCAGGGAGGCATCACAGTCAATGGACCCC GTCTAGAATATTTAGTCCTGACCTATCTCGAGGCCATAACCAGCGGAGATATGCCTTGTATGGAGAATGCAATCTTGGGACTGGTTCAATTAGAGAACTCAGCTGCAGTTCAAAGGGCCCTTATACTATATGAAGGGATGATGAAACAAAGGGTCCAGTTTCCCACAGAGACCCTTAAGGAGTTATTGGAAATACATGCCACCTGTGAAAGAGAAGCCATTGGAGTCTTCTTGAGGGATTCTTTCAAAGATGTGAACCAGAAATTTCAGAAGGAACTGACG AGCCAGCTAGAAGCTAAGCTAGATGACTTTTGTAACCAGAACCAGACCGAGTCTGTACAACGGTGCAGAGCTTTACTTCAGGATATTTTCAGTCCTCTGGAAGAAGCTGTGAAGAAGGGAGCCTTCTCTAAACCAGGGGGCTATCATCTCTTTCTGCAGAAGAAGAAAGAGCTGAAACAGAAGTACTACCAGCAGCCCAGGAAGGGGATACAG TCTGAAGAGACTCTGCAGGACTACCTGAAGTCCAAGAAAGATGAAGCTGAAGCAATACTGCAGGCAGACCCATCACTCTctgcaaaggaaaaggaaattgaag TGGAGCATCTAAAAGCTCAGGCTGCAGAGGTTGCTGTATTGCAGTTAgaggaaagacaaaagaagaaCCTGGAGATGATGgagcagaaagaaaaaagctaTCAGGAGCATGTAAAACAAATGACTGGAATGATGGAATTAGAAAGGAAACTGTGGATAGCAGAGCAAGAGAGAGTCCAGGCTCTGAAGCTCAAG GAACAGAGACAGTTACTaaaagaagaattcaaaaaagaagcTGAGCAACTTcaagaggaaatcaattatcTGACATCTGAAATGGATAAACCCAAAGAAGAGGAGAGCTGTATTCTATTATGA
- the LOC141512630 gene encoding uncharacterized protein LOC141512630 isoform X3, whose amino-acid sequence MVQSHTKGIWMCCVPHPKKPNHTLILLDIEGLGNMEEDDNKNDSWLFVLAVLLSSTFVYNSMSTINQQAMEQLQFVIEQAESIQSKSALNPDKVENISEFPNIFPNFRGIMQYLISKLKFNTSGKPVKMPAPLCLIENSKGQLKVNQKALEILSSITNPVVVVAIVGLYRTGKSYLMNKLAGKKSGFSLGSTVQSHTKGIWMWCVPHPKKPNHTLVLLDTEGLGDVEKGDNSNDSWIFALAVLLSSTFVYNSMGTINQQAIDQLYYVTKLTDHIRSKSAPKTDMEENSSESVSFFPDFVWTVRDFTLELEMNGKPITSDEYLETALKLKQGKPEEVKIFNDPRESICQLFPKRKCFVFSQPAQRKKLSQLEKLHDSELDPEFVEQAQHFCSYIFLHSNVKTLQGGITVNGPCLEYLVLSYVNAIHSGDMPRMEDAIWGVVQLKNSAAVQRALTHYEDMMKQRVQFPTETLTELLDIHATCEKEAIEIFHKDSFEDVDQEFQKLLMSQLEAKRLAFYKQNMIESEKRCRALIQDIFSPLEEAVNNGTFFKPGGYGLFLQMIKELKEKYHQQPRKGIQAEEVLQEYLKSKEDVVDAILQADQSLSAKEKDIEVEHLKVQAAEAAAKLLNEIQEIQEMMEQRGHLFLFYHTRMEIKRKLLLVEQKNAQALKLKGDNTDDTWISAWIVLLRSIFNYNSMGNINQEATDQLNFLTKLIDKLISRSAPNMDEVENSSEFVSFFPNFVWTVHGFTLELEVGGKSITSDVFLEMALKPKKGPQGKPEKVKMFNQPRQCIRQLFPKRKCFIFNLPMHQKKLSQLENFHDGDLDPRFVEQVESFCSYIFHHSNVKTLQGGITVNGPRLEYLVLTYLEAITSGDMPCMENAILGLVQLENSAAVQRALILYEGMMKQRVQFPTETLKELLEIHATCEREAIGVFLRDSFKDVNQKFQKELTSQLEAKLDDFCNQNQTESVQRCRALLQDIFSPLEEAVKKGAFSKPGGYHLFLQKKKELKQKYYQQPRKGIQSEETLQDYLKSKKDEAEAILQADPSLSAKEKEIEVEHLKAQAAEVAVLQLEERQKKNLEMMEQKEKSYQEHVKQMTGMMELERKLWIAEQERVQALKLKEQRQLLKEEFKKEAEQLQEEINYLTSEMDKPKEEESCILL is encoded by the exons ATGGTGCAGTCTCACACCAAAGGCATCTGGATGTGTTGTGTTCCTCATCCAAAGAAACCAAATCATACCCTCATTCTCCTGGACATTGAGGGTCTGGGTAATATGGAGGAG GATGACAACAAGAATGACTCATGGCTTTTTGTCCTGGCCGTGCTCCTGAGCAGCACCTTTGTCTACAACAGCATGAGCACCATCAACCAGCAGGCCATGGAGCAGCTGCA ATTTGTGATTGAGCAGGCAGAAAGCATCCAAAGCAAATCTGCCCTGAACCCTGATAAGGTAGAAAATATCTCAGAATTTCCaaacatttttccaaattttcgGGGGATTATGCAATATTTAATCTCAAAGCTAAAATTCAACACCTCTG GTAAACCTGTTAAGATGCCAGCCCCATTGTGTCTAATTGAGAACTCAAAAGGACAATTGAAAGTGAACCAGAAAGCTCTGGAGATTCTTTCCTCAATAACCAATCCTGTGGTGGTGGTAGCTATTGTGGGCCTGTATCGTACTGGAAAGTCCTACCTGATGAATAAACTGGCAGGGAAAAAATCAG GTTTCTCCCTTGGCTCCACAGTGCAGTCTCACACGAAGGGTATCTGGATGTGGTGTGTTCCTCATCCCAAGAAACCGAATCACACCCTTGTTCTCCTGGACACTGAGGGGCTAGGCGATGTGGAGAAG GGCGACAACAGCAATGACTCATGGATCTTTGCCCTGGCTGTGCTCTTGAGCAGTACCTTTGTCTACAATAGCATGGGCACCATCAATCAGCAGGCCATAGACCAGCTGTA TTATGTGACTAAGTTGACAGATCACATCAGGAGCAAATCTGCCCCCAAAACTGATATGGAAGAAAACTCCTCAGAATCTGTGAGTTTCTTTCCAGATTTTGTGTGGACTGTGCGTGATTTCACCTTGGAATTGGAAATGAATGGGAAACCTATCACCTCTGATGAGTACCTGGAGACAGCACTGAAGCTTAAGCAAG GTAAACCCGAGGaagttaaaatatttaatgaccCTCGTGAGTCTATCTGCCAGTTGTTCCCCAAGAGGAAATGTTTTGTCTTCAGCCAACCTGCACAGAGAAAGAAGCTTTCCCAGCTTGAGAAGCTTCATGACAGTGAACTGGATCCTGAGTTTGTGGAACAAGCTCAACATTTCTGCTCCTATATTTTCCTGCATTCCAATGTGAAAACTTTGCAAGGAGGCATCACAGTCAATGGACCCT GTCTAGAATACCTGGTTCTGAGCTATGTCAATGCAATCCACAGTGGAGATATGCCCCGTATGGAGGATGCAATCTGGGGAGTGGTTCAATTAAAGAACTCAGCTGCAGTTCAAAGGGCCCTTACACACTATGAAGACATGATGAAACAAAGAGTCCAGTTCCCCACAGAAACTCTTACAGAGTTGTTGGACATACACGCCACCTGTGAGAAGGAAGCCATTGAAATCTTCCACAAGGATTCTTTTGAAGATGTGGATCAGGAATTCCAAAAACTATTGATG agcCAGTTAGAAGCCAAACGACTTGCCTTTTATAAGCAAAACATGATTGAGTCTGAAAAAAGATGCAGAGCTTTAATTCAGGACATTTTTAGCCCTCTGGAGGAAGCAGTGAACAATGGGACCTTCTTTAAACCAGGTGGCTATGGTCTGTTTCTTCAGATGATTAAGGAGCTGAAAGAGAAGTACCACCAGCAGCCCAGGAAAGGCATACAG GCTGAGGAAGTTCTACAGGAATACCTGAAGTCGAAGGAAGATGTAGTTGATGCAATTCTACAGGCAGACCAGTCACTTtcagcaaaagaaaaagatattgaag TGGAGCATCTGAAAGTTCAGGCTGCAGAGGCTGCTGCAAAGCTGTTGAATGAAATACAAGAGATTCAAGAGATGATGGAGCAAAGGGGCCACCTATTTCTATTCTATCATACAAGgatggaaataaaaaggaaacttttGCTAGTAGAACAAAAGAATGCCCAGGCTCTGAAACTCAAG GGTGACAACACAGATGACACATGGATCTCTGCCTGGATTGTGCTCCTGAGAAGTATTTTTAATTACAACAGCATGGGCAACATCAACCAGGAGGCCACAGACCAACTGAA CTTTTTGACTAAACTGATAGACAAGCTCATAAGCAGATCTGCTCCCAACATGGATGAAGTAGAAAACTCCTCAGAATTCGTGAGCTTCTTCCCAAATTTCGTGTGGACAGTGCACGGTTTTACCTTGGAGTTGGAAGTTGGTGGGAAATCCATCACCTCTGATGTGTTCCTAGAGATGGCACTGAAACCCAAGAAAGGTCCCCAGG GTAAACCTGAGAAAGTTAAAATGTTCAACCAACCTCGTCAGTGTATCCGCCAGTTATTCCCCAAAAGGAAATGCTTTATCTTCAACCTACCTATGCACCAAAAGAAGCTTTCCCAGCTTGAGAACTTTCATGATGGTGACCTGGATCCTCGATTTGTGGAACAAGTGGAAAGTTTCTGCTCCTATATCTTCCACCATTCCAATGTAAAAACTCTCCAGGGAGGCATCACAGTCAATGGACCCC GTCTAGAATATTTAGTCCTGACCTATCTCGAGGCCATAACCAGCGGAGATATGCCTTGTATGGAGAATGCAATCTTGGGACTGGTTCAATTAGAGAACTCAGCTGCAGTTCAAAGGGCCCTTATACTATATGAAGGGATGATGAAACAAAGGGTCCAGTTTCCCACAGAGACCCTTAAGGAGTTATTGGAAATACATGCCACCTGTGAAAGAGAAGCCATTGGAGTCTTCTTGAGGGATTCTTTCAAAGATGTGAACCAGAAATTTCAGAAGGAACTGACG AGCCAGCTAGAAGCTAAGCTAGATGACTTTTGTAACCAGAACCAGACCGAGTCTGTACAACGGTGCAGAGCTTTACTTCAGGATATTTTCAGTCCTCTGGAAGAAGCTGTGAAGAAGGGAGCCTTCTCTAAACCAGGGGGCTATCATCTCTTTCTGCAGAAGAAGAAAGAGCTGAAACAGAAGTACTACCAGCAGCCCAGGAAGGGGATACAG TCTGAAGAGACTCTGCAGGACTACCTGAAGTCCAAGAAAGATGAAGCTGAAGCAATACTGCAGGCAGACCCATCACTCTctgcaaaggaaaaggaaattgaag TGGAGCATCTAAAAGCTCAGGCTGCAGAGGTTGCTGTATTGCAGTTAgaggaaagacaaaagaagaaCCTGGAGATGATGgagcagaaagaaaaaagctaTCAGGAGCATGTAAAACAAATGACTGGAATGATGGAATTAGAAAGGAAACTGTGGATAGCAGAGCAAGAGAGAGTCCAGGCTCTGAAGCTCAAG GAACAGAGACAGTTACTaaaagaagaattcaaaaaagaagcTGAGCAACTTcaagaggaaatcaattatcTGACATCTGAAATGGATAAACCCAAAGAAGAGGAGAGCTGTATTCTATTATGA